One region of Oncorhynchus mykiss isolate Arlee chromosome 8, USDA_OmykA_1.1, whole genome shotgun sequence genomic DNA includes:
- the LOC110530176 gene encoding uncharacterized protein LOC110530176 isoform X1 — MQIDDSNRDPPHTPTETQICSLSKSNLNYSRRVAAWLSSPLVSVVQIICRRLGKLEMISFWLLCWRLLRATAGVKTIKGNEVIEGCSAIDTPQEKEKEQESHSGAIAMETSQLSEMANLTDYKMDSGETEDQRRLLSESEEECDREPFAEYRGTKENLKTSVDEPDEDDESGEVNREEETHNFETGRNDFSLTQLLNSSSIFGSEPVCKVEDLLAQGHLGNSSPSEVTMTQESILEQRIREEVSSDVSTGSCHDPDRDDLSDCLQVEMAIVSSDSEADDQWRSTFASTVNKEEGCDGNAQEALEKDRAAGEAENGTKGETGDSPRVLEQPDCPTECEIQDMPSGKFQGLSKIPEDEEEVSQGRTRKVSRSTSASSSASSDPDKKVPKDYCVIQEMKSKNISTEHVDFQGARKQWRQMEEQTQGEVQVHQPTVRQQGMCQGGHSAMYTPVRNIDRPRRDPEIDSLALGDFQHTQFSPCSEDSGMDDFSYRSLYEDSDNPVEREIRQTIEREENFRREREIAKQGQAGESSAHSKTRPTTLYPGKYGKGLCHEVEEKRKMFESSDPGCRPLRSPNAKNPTVSISTSPSPTPRGATYHEMTAQNVIILEPDSYPTSPRHRTRGSLLSPGPSRYSEWPLETSANVIILETSNLIIRSASEFCLSSASCQETQESTFVNNPFFKLRSRSSMSLVDQEIKMVKQREEEWRRQKSQMQTREKYDTVLVSPNLLDNLSFDKAEVPLKCVSSPSSPSRTRKLDRSALSCDHRFPESLSPGPRKKNAMAQRWEAGLFVNHEKE, encoded by the exons AGAGCCACAGCTGGAGTGAAGACGATAAAGGGGAATGAAGTGATTGAGGGCTGTAGTGCTATCGACACTCcacaagagaaagaaaaagaacaAGAATCCCACTCTGGGGCCATAGCCATGGAGACCAGCCAGCTTTCAGAGATGGCGAACCTAACAGACTATAAAATGGATTCTGGGGAAACAGAGGACCAGAGACGCCTGCTTAGCGAAAGCGAGGAAGAATGTGATCGAGAACCTTTCGCAGAATACAGAGGAACAAAAGAGAACTTAAAAACATCAGTGGATGAACCGGACGAAGATGATGAAAGTGGTGAggtgaacagagaggaggagactcACAACTTTGAGACTGGACGAAATGATTTCAGTCTAACACAGTTACTCAACTCCTCAAGTATATTTGGTAGTGAACCCGTTTGCAAGGTGGAAGACCTGCTTGCACAAGGTCACCTGGGCAACTCTTCTCCATCAGAAGTGACGATGACACAAGAGTCCATCTTGGAGCAGCGCATCCGAGAGGAGGTCTCCTCAGATGTCTCAACAGGGTCCTGTCACGACCCTGACCGAGACGACCTGAGTGACTGTCTCCAGGTAGAAATGGCCATCGTGTCATCAGACAGCGAGGCCGACGACCAGTGGAGGTCCACTTTTGCTTCTACAGTCAACAAGGAGGAAGGTTGTGATGGAAATGCTCAAGAGGCCCTCGAGAAGGACAGAGCCGCAGGGGAGGCAGAGAATGGGACCAAGGGTGAAACTGGAGATAGTCCTCGCGTTCTTGAACAACCCGATTGCCCGACAGAATGCGAGATCCAAGACATGCCCTCTGGCAAGTTCCAGGGCTTATCCAAAATTCcagaggatgaagaagaggtcAGCCAAGGCAGGACTCGCAAAGTGAGTCGTTCTACATCTGCAAGCTCTTCTGCAAGCTCTGACCCCGACAAGAAGGTTCCTAAAGATTACTGTGTGATACAAGAAATGAAGAGCAAGAACATTAGTACAGAGCATGTGGACTTCCAGGGGGCTCGGAAGCAGTGGCGTCAAATGGAGGAGCAGACCCAAGGAGAGGTCCAGGTCCACCAGCCCACTGTCAGACAGCAGGGGATGTGCCAGGGAGGTCACAGTGCCATGTACACACCCGTCAGGAACATTGACCGACCCAGGAGGGACCCCGAAATTGACAGCCTTGCCCTTGGTGACTTTCAACACACTCAGTTCAGCCCATGTTCAGAAGACTCAGGTATGGATGACTTCAGCTACAGGTCCCTTTACGAGGACTCAGACAACCCTGTCGAAAGGGAGATACGACAGACCATAGAGCGTGAGGAGAACTTCAGGCGTGAGAGAGAGATTGCCAAACAGGGTCAAGCTGGAGAATCATCTGCACATTCGAAAACCCGACCAACTACTCTCTACCCCGGCAAGTACGGCAAAGGCCTTTGCCATGAGGTGGAAGAGAAACGGAAGATGTTTGAGTCTAGTGATCCCGGATGCAGGCCTTTGAGGTCTCCCAACGCAAAGAACCCAACCGTCTCCATATCCACCTCCCCATCGCCCACACCAAGGGGTGCAACCTACCATGAGATGACCGCCCAAAATGTTATCATCCTGGAGCCGGACTCCTACCCCACCAGCCCGAGGCACCGCACCCGGGGATCCTTGCTATCTCCGGGGCCCAGCAGGTACAGTGAGTGGCCCTTGGAGACGTCAGCCAATGTCATCATTTTGGAGACGTCCAATCTGATCATCCGGAGTGCCTCTGAGTTCTGCCTGAGCTCGGCCTCCTGCCAGGAGACCCAGGAGAGCACATTTGTCAACAACCCCTTCTTCAAGCTGCGCTCGCGGAGCTCCATGTCCCTGGTGGACCAGGAGATTAAGATGGTgaagcagagggaggaggagtggaggaggcaGAAGAGCCAGATGCAGACCAGGGAGAAGTACGACACCGTCCTGGTGTCCCCAAACCTCCTTGATAACCTGAGCTTTGATAAAGCAG AAGTGCCACTGAAATGTGTGTCTTCCCCTTCATCACCATCAAGGACTCGAAAGCTGGACCGCTCCGCCCTGTCATGTGACCATAGG TTCCCAGAATCACTCTCCCCAGGACCGAGGAAAAAGAATGCCATGGCTCAGAGATGGGAGGCAGGACTATTTGTCAACCATGAAAAAGAGTAA
- the LOC110530176 gene encoding uncharacterized protein LOC110530176 isoform X2 — protein sequence MQIDDSNRDPPHTPTETQICSLSKSNLNYSRRVAAWLSSPLVSVVQIICRRLGKLEMISFWLLCWRLLRATAGVKTIKGNEVIEGCSAIDTPQEKEKEQESHSGAIAMETSQLSEMANLTDYKMDSGETEDQRRLLSESEEECDREPFAEYRGTKENLKTSVDEPDEDDESGEVNREEETHNFETGRNDFSLTQLLNSSSIFGSEPVCKVEDLLAQGHLGNSSPSEVTMTQESILEQRIREEVSSDVSTGSCHDPDRDDLSDCLQVEMAIVSSDSEADDQWRSTFASTVNKEEGCDGNAQEALEKDRAAGEAENGTKGETGDSPRVLEQPDCPTECEIQDMPSGKFQGLSKIPEDEEEVSQGRTRKVSRSTSASSSASSDPDKKVPKDYCVIQEMKSKNISTEHVDFQGARKQWRQMEEQTQGEVQVHQPTVRQQGMCQGGHSAMYTPVRNIDRPRRDPEIDSLALGDFQHTQFSPCSEDSGMDDFSYRSLYEDSDNPVEREIRQTIEREENFRREREIAKQGQAGESSAHSKTRPTTLYPGKYGKGLCHEVEEKRKMFESSDPGCRPLRSPNAKNPTVSISTSPSPTPRGATYHEMTAQNVIILEPDSYPTSPRHRTRGSLLSPGPSRYSEWPLETSANVIILETSNLIIRSASEFCLSSASCQETQESTFVNNPFFKLRSRSSMSLVDQEIKMVKQREEEWRRQKSQMQTREKYDTVLVSPNLLDNLSFDKAEVPLKCVSSPSSPSRTRKLDRSALSCDHRFYR from the exons AGAGCCACAGCTGGAGTGAAGACGATAAAGGGGAATGAAGTGATTGAGGGCTGTAGTGCTATCGACACTCcacaagagaaagaaaaagaacaAGAATCCCACTCTGGGGCCATAGCCATGGAGACCAGCCAGCTTTCAGAGATGGCGAACCTAACAGACTATAAAATGGATTCTGGGGAAACAGAGGACCAGAGACGCCTGCTTAGCGAAAGCGAGGAAGAATGTGATCGAGAACCTTTCGCAGAATACAGAGGAACAAAAGAGAACTTAAAAACATCAGTGGATGAACCGGACGAAGATGATGAAAGTGGTGAggtgaacagagaggaggagactcACAACTTTGAGACTGGACGAAATGATTTCAGTCTAACACAGTTACTCAACTCCTCAAGTATATTTGGTAGTGAACCCGTTTGCAAGGTGGAAGACCTGCTTGCACAAGGTCACCTGGGCAACTCTTCTCCATCAGAAGTGACGATGACACAAGAGTCCATCTTGGAGCAGCGCATCCGAGAGGAGGTCTCCTCAGATGTCTCAACAGGGTCCTGTCACGACCCTGACCGAGACGACCTGAGTGACTGTCTCCAGGTAGAAATGGCCATCGTGTCATCAGACAGCGAGGCCGACGACCAGTGGAGGTCCACTTTTGCTTCTACAGTCAACAAGGAGGAAGGTTGTGATGGAAATGCTCAAGAGGCCCTCGAGAAGGACAGAGCCGCAGGGGAGGCAGAGAATGGGACCAAGGGTGAAACTGGAGATAGTCCTCGCGTTCTTGAACAACCCGATTGCCCGACAGAATGCGAGATCCAAGACATGCCCTCTGGCAAGTTCCAGGGCTTATCCAAAATTCcagaggatgaagaagaggtcAGCCAAGGCAGGACTCGCAAAGTGAGTCGTTCTACATCTGCAAGCTCTTCTGCAAGCTCTGACCCCGACAAGAAGGTTCCTAAAGATTACTGTGTGATACAAGAAATGAAGAGCAAGAACATTAGTACAGAGCATGTGGACTTCCAGGGGGCTCGGAAGCAGTGGCGTCAAATGGAGGAGCAGACCCAAGGAGAGGTCCAGGTCCACCAGCCCACTGTCAGACAGCAGGGGATGTGCCAGGGAGGTCACAGTGCCATGTACACACCCGTCAGGAACATTGACCGACCCAGGAGGGACCCCGAAATTGACAGCCTTGCCCTTGGTGACTTTCAACACACTCAGTTCAGCCCATGTTCAGAAGACTCAGGTATGGATGACTTCAGCTACAGGTCCCTTTACGAGGACTCAGACAACCCTGTCGAAAGGGAGATACGACAGACCATAGAGCGTGAGGAGAACTTCAGGCGTGAGAGAGAGATTGCCAAACAGGGTCAAGCTGGAGAATCATCTGCACATTCGAAAACCCGACCAACTACTCTCTACCCCGGCAAGTACGGCAAAGGCCTTTGCCATGAGGTGGAAGAGAAACGGAAGATGTTTGAGTCTAGTGATCCCGGATGCAGGCCTTTGAGGTCTCCCAACGCAAAGAACCCAACCGTCTCCATATCCACCTCCCCATCGCCCACACCAAGGGGTGCAACCTACCATGAGATGACCGCCCAAAATGTTATCATCCTGGAGCCGGACTCCTACCCCACCAGCCCGAGGCACCGCACCCGGGGATCCTTGCTATCTCCGGGGCCCAGCAGGTACAGTGAGTGGCCCTTGGAGACGTCAGCCAATGTCATCATTTTGGAGACGTCCAATCTGATCATCCGGAGTGCCTCTGAGTTCTGCCTGAGCTCGGCCTCCTGCCAGGAGACCCAGGAGAGCACATTTGTCAACAACCCCTTCTTCAAGCTGCGCTCGCGGAGCTCCATGTCCCTGGTGGACCAGGAGATTAAGATGGTgaagcagagggaggaggagtggaggaggcaGAAGAGCCAGATGCAGACCAGGGAGAAGTACGACACCGTCCTGGTGTCCCCAAACCTCCTTGATAACCTGAGCTTTGATAAAGCAG AAGTGCCACTGAAATGTGTGTCTTCCCCTTCATCACCATCAAGGACTCGAAAGCTGGACCGCTCCGCCCTGTCATGTGACCATAGG TTTTACAGGTGA
- the LOC110530176 gene encoding uncharacterized protein LOC110530176 isoform X3: METSQLSEMANLTDYKMDSGETEDQRRLLSESEEECDREPFAEYRGTKENLKTSVDEPDEDDESGEVNREEETHNFETGRNDFSLTQLLNSSSIFGSEPVCKVEDLLAQGHLGNSSPSEVTMTQESILEQRIREEVSSDVSTGSCHDPDRDDLSDCLQVEMAIVSSDSEADDQWRSTFASTVNKEEGCDGNAQEALEKDRAAGEAENGTKGETGDSPRVLEQPDCPTECEIQDMPSGKFQGLSKIPEDEEEVSQGRTRKVSRSTSASSSASSDPDKKVPKDYCVIQEMKSKNISTEHVDFQGARKQWRQMEEQTQGEVQVHQPTVRQQGMCQGGHSAMYTPVRNIDRPRRDPEIDSLALGDFQHTQFSPCSEDSGMDDFSYRSLYEDSDNPVEREIRQTIEREENFRREREIAKQGQAGESSAHSKTRPTTLYPGKYGKGLCHEVEEKRKMFESSDPGCRPLRSPNAKNPTVSISTSPSPTPRGATYHEMTAQNVIILEPDSYPTSPRHRTRGSLLSPGPSRYSEWPLETSANVIILETSNLIIRSASEFCLSSASCQETQESTFVNNPFFKLRSRSSMSLVDQEIKMVKQREEEWRRQKSQMQTREKYDTVLVSPNLLDNLSFDKAEVPLKCVSSPSSPSRTRKLDRSALSCDHRFPESLSPGPRKKNAMAQRWEAGLFVNHEKE; the protein is encoded by the exons ATGGAGACCAGCCAGCTTTCAGAGATGGCGAACCTAACAGACTATAAAATGGATTCTGGGGAAACAGAGGACCAGAGACGCCTGCTTAGCGAAAGCGAGGAAGAATGTGATCGAGAACCTTTCGCAGAATACAGAGGAACAAAAGAGAACTTAAAAACATCAGTGGATGAACCGGACGAAGATGATGAAAGTGGTGAggtgaacagagaggaggagactcACAACTTTGAGACTGGACGAAATGATTTCAGTCTAACACAGTTACTCAACTCCTCAAGTATATTTGGTAGTGAACCCGTTTGCAAGGTGGAAGACCTGCTTGCACAAGGTCACCTGGGCAACTCTTCTCCATCAGAAGTGACGATGACACAAGAGTCCATCTTGGAGCAGCGCATCCGAGAGGAGGTCTCCTCAGATGTCTCAACAGGGTCCTGTCACGACCCTGACCGAGACGACCTGAGTGACTGTCTCCAGGTAGAAATGGCCATCGTGTCATCAGACAGCGAGGCCGACGACCAGTGGAGGTCCACTTTTGCTTCTACAGTCAACAAGGAGGAAGGTTGTGATGGAAATGCTCAAGAGGCCCTCGAGAAGGACAGAGCCGCAGGGGAGGCAGAGAATGGGACCAAGGGTGAAACTGGAGATAGTCCTCGCGTTCTTGAACAACCCGATTGCCCGACAGAATGCGAGATCCAAGACATGCCCTCTGGCAAGTTCCAGGGCTTATCCAAAATTCcagaggatgaagaagaggtcAGCCAAGGCAGGACTCGCAAAGTGAGTCGTTCTACATCTGCAAGCTCTTCTGCAAGCTCTGACCCCGACAAGAAGGTTCCTAAAGATTACTGTGTGATACAAGAAATGAAGAGCAAGAACATTAGTACAGAGCATGTGGACTTCCAGGGGGCTCGGAAGCAGTGGCGTCAAATGGAGGAGCAGACCCAAGGAGAGGTCCAGGTCCACCAGCCCACTGTCAGACAGCAGGGGATGTGCCAGGGAGGTCACAGTGCCATGTACACACCCGTCAGGAACATTGACCGACCCAGGAGGGACCCCGAAATTGACAGCCTTGCCCTTGGTGACTTTCAACACACTCAGTTCAGCCCATGTTCAGAAGACTCAGGTATGGATGACTTCAGCTACAGGTCCCTTTACGAGGACTCAGACAACCCTGTCGAAAGGGAGATACGACAGACCATAGAGCGTGAGGAGAACTTCAGGCGTGAGAGAGAGATTGCCAAACAGGGTCAAGCTGGAGAATCATCTGCACATTCGAAAACCCGACCAACTACTCTCTACCCCGGCAAGTACGGCAAAGGCCTTTGCCATGAGGTGGAAGAGAAACGGAAGATGTTTGAGTCTAGTGATCCCGGATGCAGGCCTTTGAGGTCTCCCAACGCAAAGAACCCAACCGTCTCCATATCCACCTCCCCATCGCCCACACCAAGGGGTGCAACCTACCATGAGATGACCGCCCAAAATGTTATCATCCTGGAGCCGGACTCCTACCCCACCAGCCCGAGGCACCGCACCCGGGGATCCTTGCTATCTCCGGGGCCCAGCAGGTACAGTGAGTGGCCCTTGGAGACGTCAGCCAATGTCATCATTTTGGAGACGTCCAATCTGATCATCCGGAGTGCCTCTGAGTTCTGCCTGAGCTCGGCCTCCTGCCAGGAGACCCAGGAGAGCACATTTGTCAACAACCCCTTCTTCAAGCTGCGCTCGCGGAGCTCCATGTCCCTGGTGGACCAGGAGATTAAGATGGTgaagcagagggaggaggagtggaggaggcaGAAGAGCCAGATGCAGACCAGGGAGAAGTACGACACCGTCCTGGTGTCCCCAAACCTCCTTGATAACCTGAGCTTTGATAAAGCAG AAGTGCCACTGAAATGTGTGTCTTCCCCTTCATCACCATCAAGGACTCGAAAGCTGGACCGCTCCGCCCTGTCATGTGACCATAGG TTCCCAGAATCACTCTCCCCAGGACCGAGGAAAAAGAATGCCATGGCTCAGAGATGGGAGGCAGGACTATTTGTCAACCATGAAAAAGAGTAA
- the frrs1a gene encoding putative ferric-chelate reductase 1 — MLEMGGRLWTIQLLVQTLCLTSVDAFSNGKVTEACGSMMPKHGHAPNTTHSPYTLAVNVTEFSSGDYIQVTISGTTYFEGFLLEARNASNPDSAAVGSFILTNPKTTQLLQCGHTPDSAVSHTSDARQTQIVVIWKAPQNSPAAVKFLVTVVAHYKTFWVKIPGPVVSQSGVTPIPPKPTTPSTTIKTSTPSVLPRPFSSVGCGQQKSCLLDPVGCDPEKDPSCFFLSFAPKGQTVVFELSGPSDGYIAFALSHDTWMGDDDMYLCVRDDSLVDVSAAYVKGRSYPQEASENVLTDVAWRLADGVIQCRFRRQVLVPQDPTRFSLDAQYYLFMAYGEAENGEVHRHGRQPLISSQQSVINGPAEILNGSRSPLLMKFHSVLMLIAWMLAGSTGTFLASYFKPDWPERTLFGQRIWFQVHRGLMILTVLLTCVAFTLPFIYRGGWSKHAGAHPYLGCTVLALALLQPIMATLRPPPDSSRRWVFNWLHWGAGTVAEIMAVAAMFLGMGQQSVLLPHSWRLVVLAGFLAWVVLLRVLLGLHKKGYIKTRFCDFVSKASDTDQQRILADDSEDSTWDAWFKIVALLAFVIGNSGFLISFIHTISGL; from the exons ATGCTGGAG ATGGGTGGGAGGCTATGGACCATCCAGCTGTTAGTTCAgactctttgtttgacatcagtTGATGCCTTCTCCAATGGAAAAGTGACTGAAGCCTGTGGGAGTATGATGCCAAAACATGGCCATGCCCCCAATACCACCCACTCTCCCTACACTCTGGCTGTCAATGTCACTGAATTCAGTTCTGGAGATTACATCCAAG TTACCATATCTGGAACAACATACTTTGAGGGATTCCTGCTCGAGGCTCGGAATGCATCCAATCCGGACTCTGCCGCTGTCGGCTCCTTCATCCTGACCAATCCTAAAACCACACAACTGTTGCAATGTGGCCACACTCCG GATTCAGCTGTCAGTCACACAAGTGATGCCAGACAGACACAAATCGTGGTAATCTGGAAAGCTCCCCAAAACTCACCCGCCGCTGTCAAATTTCT TGTGACCGTAGTGGCTCATTACAAGACTTTCTGGGTGAAAATCCCCGGTCCTGTTGTGTCTCAGAGTGGGGTAACTCCCATCCCACCTAAACCCACCACACCTTCCACTACCATAAAGACGTCAACTCCCTCTGTGTTGCCCAGACCA ttCAGCTCAGTGGGCTGTGGCCAACAGAAGTCCTGCCTGTTGGACCCAGTGGGATGTGACCCGGAAAAAGATCCATCGTGCTTCTTCCTGTCGTTTGCCCCCAAGGGTCAGACTGTGGTGTTTGAGCTCAGTGGGCCCTCAGATGGCTACATTGCCTTCGCCCTCTCCCATGACACATGGATG GGGGATGATGACATGTACCTATGTGTGAGGGATGACAGCTTGGTGGATGTGAGCGCAGCTTATGTCAAAGGAAGGTCCTACCCACAGGAGGCCTCTGAG AATGTTCTTACAGATGTGGCCTGGAGATTGGCGGATGGAGTCATTCAGTGTCGGTTTCGTCGACAAGTTCTTGTCCCACAGGACCCGACCCGGTTTAGTCTGGACGCACAGTACTACCTGTTCATGGCATACGGTGAAGCTGAAAACG GCGAGGTGCACAGGCATGGCCGCCAACCCCTCATATCCTCACAGCAGTCGGTCATCAACGGCCCAGCAGAGATTCTCAATGGCTCTCGATCACCACTTCTCATGAAATTTCACA GCGTTCTGATGTTAATTGCCTGGATGTTGGCTGGAAGCACGGGTACTTTCCTAGCCAGCTACTTCAAGCCTGATTGGCCAGAGAGAACACTGTTTGGTCAGAGAATTTGGTTCCAG GTGCATCGAGGGTTGATGATATTAACAGTGCTGCTTACCTGTGTGGCCTTCACTCTTCCCTTCATCTACAGAGGTGGTTGGAGTAAG CATGCTGGGGCCCATCCCTACCTGGGATGTACTGTACTAGCCCTGGCTCTCCTTCAGCCTATCATGGCCACTCTCAGACCTCCCCCTGACTCCTCCAG GAGGTGGGTGTTTAATTGGCTGCATTGGGGAGCTGGCACTGTTGCTGAGATTATGGCTG TGGCGGCCATGTTTTTGGGGATGGGCCAGCAATCTGTGCTCCTGCCTCACTCCTGGCGCCTGGTGGTTCTGGCTGGGTTCCTGGCATGGGTCGTTCTCTTGAGGGTGCTTCTTGGGCTCCATAAAAAAGGCTACATTAAAACAC GATTTTGTGACTTTGTTTCCAAAGCGAGTGACACTGATCAGCAACGGATTCTTGCTGATGACTCAGAGGACAGCACTTGG GATGCATGGTTCAAAATTGTTGCCCTTCTTGCCTTTGTTATTGGGAATAGTGGGTTCCTGATCAGCTTCATTCACACCATCAGTGGATTGTGA